The following coding sequences are from one Roseburia hominis A2-183 window:
- a CDS encoding isoprenyl transferase, protein METGRKIPQHIAIILDGNGRWAKAKGMPRNYGHTAGAKNVETVCQAAHDLGVKYVTMYAFSTENWNRPEGEVEALMKLLESYLKNCIKTADKNNMRVRVIGDTTRLSERFQERIRELEAASAKNDGLNLQIAINYGSRDEMTRAMRRMSEDVAAGKRKPEEITESVFEEYLDTAGIPDPDLLIRTSGELRLSNFLLWQLAYSEFYFTDVPWPDFHKEELERAIEAYNKRDRRFGGLTDKK, encoded by the coding sequence ATGGAGACGGGAAGAAAGATTCCACAGCATATAGCGATCATACTGGATGGAAACGGAAGATGGGCAAAAGCAAAGGGAATGCCCCGGAATTACGGACACACAGCGGGAGCCAAGAATGTCGAGACGGTATGCCAGGCGGCACATGATCTCGGTGTAAAGTATGTTACCATGTACGCATTTTCGACGGAAAACTGGAACCGCCCGGAGGGCGAAGTGGAAGCGCTGATGAAGCTTTTGGAAAGCTATCTGAAGAACTGCATTAAGACAGCAGACAAAAACAATATGCGCGTGCGCGTGATCGGCGATACGACGAGACTCAGTGAGCGCTTTCAGGAGCGCATCCGTGAACTGGAGGCTGCCTCCGCAAAAAATGACGGCTTGAATCTTCAGATTGCCATCAATTACGGCAGCCGCGACGAGATGACACGCGCAATGCGCCGTATGAGCGAAGATGTTGCGGCGGGGAAGAGAAAGCCGGAAGAGATCACGGAAAGTGTGTTTGAGGAGTATCTGGATACCGCAGGCATTCCGGATCCGGATCTTTTAATCCGCACGAGCGGGGAACTCAGGTTGTCCAATTTCCTGCTCTGGCAGCTGGCGTACAGTGAATTTTACTTTACCGATGTGCCGTGGCCGGATTTTCACAAAGAGGAATTAGAGCGTGCCATTGAAGCGTATAATAAAAGAGACAGAAGATTTGGCGGTTTGACAGACAAGAAATAG
- the ispG gene encoding flavodoxin-dependent (E)-4-hydroxy-3-methylbut-2-enyl-diphosphate synthase, with protein MTKVVKIGDRVIGGGNPILIQSMTNTKTEDVAATVAQIQALTAAGCDIIRCAVPTMEAAEALTEIKKQVSIPVVADIHFDYRLALAAIEHGADKIRINPGNIGSTERVRAVVDAAKERGIPIRVGVNSGSLEKDLVEKYHGVTAEGIVESALDKVHLIEDMGCDNLVISIKSSDVMMCVKAHELIATQTDHPLHVGITESGTIISGNIKSSIGLGLILHQGIGDTIRVSLTGDPLEEIKSAKLILRTLGLRKGGVEVVSCPTCGRTRIDLIGLANQVENMVADIPLDIKVAVMGCVVNGPGEAKEADIGIAGGIGEGLLIKNGEVYKKVPEGELLEALRYELLHWNEQQK; from the coding sequence ATGACGAAAGTAGTGAAAATTGGCGACCGGGTGATCGGCGGAGGCAATCCGATCCTGATCCAGTCCATGACAAATACAAAGACGGAGGACGTGGCTGCAACTGTGGCGCAGATTCAGGCGCTTACCGCTGCCGGATGTGATATTATCCGCTGCGCCGTGCCGACCATGGAGGCGGCGGAGGCATTGACCGAGATCAAAAAGCAGGTGAGCATTCCCGTTGTGGCAGATATTCATTTTGATTACCGCCTGGCGCTTGCCGCGATCGAGCACGGTGCGGATAAGATCCGCATCAATCCGGGAAATATCGGAAGTACAGAGCGTGTGCGCGCAGTGGTGGATGCCGCAAAAGAGCGCGGTATTCCGATCCGTGTCGGCGTCAACAGTGGATCTCTGGAAAAAGATCTTGTGGAAAAATATCACGGTGTGACGGCTGAGGGGATTGTCGAGAGCGCCCTCGATAAAGTACATCTGATCGAGGATATGGGGTGTGACAATCTGGTCATCAGCATCAAATCCTCCGATGTGATGATGTGCGTGAAGGCACACGAGCTGATTGCGACACAGACGGATCATCCGCTGCATGTCGGCATCACGGAGTCCGGCACCATCATCAGCGGCAATATCAAATCCTCGATCGGGCTGGGACTCATTCTGCATCAGGGAATCGGCGATACAATCCGCGTATCGCTCACGGGAGACCCGTTGGAGGAGATCAAGTCCGCGAAGCTGATCCTGCGTACCTTAGGGCTGCGCAAAGGCGGCGTGGAGGTCGTGTCCTGTCCGACCTGTGGCAGAACCAGAATCGATCTGATCGGGCTTGCCAACCAGGTGGAAAATATGGTGGCAGACATCCCGTTAGACATCAAGGTGGCGGTTATGGGCTGCGTTGTCAACGGACCGGGTGAGGCAAAGGAAGCGGATATCGGTATTGCCGGAGGAATCGGAGAGGGACTTTTGATCAAGAACGGGGAAGTATATAAAAAGGTGCCGGAGGGCGAACTGCTTGAGGCATTGCGCTATGAGCTGCTGCACTGGAATGAGCAGCAGAAGTAG
- a CDS encoding 1-deoxy-D-xylulose-5-phosphate reductoisomerase, which translates to MMKIAILGSTGSIGTQTLDIVREQGDIQVTAIAAGSNIKKLEEQMREFHPLLVCVFQKDAAKELRDRTKDLNIRVVSGMDGLLEVAVQPESEILVTAIVGMLGIRPTIAAIEAGKKIALANKETLVTAGHIIMPLAKKCGVPILPVDSEHSAIFQSLQGENGNRIAKILLTASGGPFRGKKPEDLAHIQVGDALRHPNWTMGRKITIDSSTLVNKGLEVMEAKWLFDVELEQIEVVVHPQSVIHSAVQYEDGAVIAQLGTPDMRLPIQYALYYPKRRPLSGDRLDLFALGQLTFERPDTETFRGLALAYQAMRRGGNIPTAFNAANEKAVALFLDRKIAYQQIPEMIESCMEAADFIANPTVDEILETEAAAYEHIAGKWGKVFA; encoded by the coding sequence ATGATGAAGATAGCTATTTTGGGATCGACAGGCTCCATTGGGACACAGACGTTAGATATTGTGCGGGAGCAGGGCGACATACAGGTGACGGCGATTGCGGCCGGAAGCAACATCAAAAAGCTGGAAGAGCAGATGAGAGAGTTTCATCCGCTGCTGGTATGCGTTTTTCAGAAGGACGCCGCCAAAGAACTGCGCGATCGCACGAAGGATCTGAATATCCGCGTGGTGTCCGGCATGGATGGACTTCTGGAGGTGGCGGTACAGCCGGAGAGTGAGATCCTTGTGACGGCGATTGTCGGGATGCTCGGCATAAGACCGACGATTGCAGCCATTGAAGCGGGGAAAAAGATTGCACTTGCGAACAAGGAGACGCTTGTGACGGCAGGTCATATCATTATGCCGCTGGCAAAAAAATGCGGCGTGCCGATTCTGCCGGTCGACAGCGAGCACAGTGCTATTTTCCAGTCGCTGCAGGGAGAAAACGGGAACCGCATTGCGAAGATTCTTCTCACGGCGTCCGGCGGACCGTTCCGCGGGAAAAAGCCGGAAGATCTGGCGCACATTCAGGTGGGGGATGCGCTGCGTCATCCGAACTGGACAATGGGACGCAAGATCACGATCGATTCGTCAACGCTTGTCAATAAAGGCCTGGAAGTCATGGAGGCAAAGTGGCTGTTTGATGTGGAGCTGGAGCAGATTGAGGTGGTTGTCCATCCGCAGAGTGTGATCCACTCCGCGGTGCAGTATGAGGACGGCGCAGTCATTGCGCAGCTCGGCACACCGGATATGCGTCTGCCGATCCAGTATGCGCTCTATTATCCGAAGCGCAGACCGCTCTCGGGCGACAGACTGGATCTGTTTGCATTGGGACAGCTGACGTTTGAGAGACCGGACACGGAGACGTTCCGCGGTCTTGCGTTAGCCTATCAGGCGATGCGCCGCGGCGGCAATATTCCGACGGCATTTAATGCGGCGAATGAAAAGGCGGTAGCGCTTTTCCTGGATCGAAAAATTGCCTATCAGCAGATCCCGGAGATGATTGAATCGTGTATGGAGGCAGCTGATTTTATTGCCAATCCGACGGTTGATGAGATCCTGGAGACGGAGGCAGCCGCATATGAACACATTGCAGGCAAATGGGGAAAGGTTTTTGCATGA
- a CDS encoding polymer-forming cytoskeletal protein, whose amino-acid sequence MGFFKDFKDDFSQAVNELMPGEDNLESTDKDDDMVVNTLEDEVDVASELSKLDGLLEQVTKQEPALERTQAATVEPQKTREEYTQHAMAAAQEEKKMADNTVTPVQVAQTGAQAAASQTTPQEKPIVSDEVSVITEGTIINGDVISNGSLDIRGQVDGNVSCNGKLTVTGVVNGNSNTSEFFADSAQVEGEVVSSGTVKIGLGSVIIGNVTSNSAVIAGAIKGDIDVQGPVVVDTSAVVMGNIKSRSVQINNGAVIEGFCSQCYADVDVQSLFNAKKGN is encoded by the coding sequence ATGGGATTTTTCAAGGACTTTAAGGATGATTTCTCACAGGCAGTGAATGAACTTATGCCGGGAGAAGACAATCTCGAAAGCACGGACAAGGATGATGACATGGTCGTGAACACACTGGAAGATGAAGTGGATGTGGCGAGCGAATTGTCGAAGCTGGATGGTCTGTTAGAGCAGGTAACGAAGCAGGAGCCGGCTTTGGAGCGGACACAGGCAGCAACGGTGGAACCACAGAAAACAAGAGAAGAATACACACAGCATGCAATGGCAGCAGCACAGGAGGAGAAGAAAATGGCTGATAATACAGTAACACCAGTACAGGTAGCACAGACAGGAGCACAGGCAGCAGCATCGCAGACCACACCGCAGGAGAAGCCGATTGTATCGGACGAGGTTTCCGTGATTACAGAGGGAACGATTATCAATGGTGATGTGATCTCAAACGGATCTCTCGACATCAGAGGTCAGGTAGACGGAAATGTAAGCTGCAACGGAAAGCTTACCGTGACAGGTGTTGTCAATGGTAACAGCAACACTTCCGAATTCTTCGCGGATTCTGCACAGGTAGAGGGTGAAGTCGTAAGCTCCGGTACGGTTAAGATTGGTCTTGGTTCTGTAATTATAGGTAATGTAACATCCAACTCGGCAGTGATCGCAGGAGCCATCAAGGGTGACATCGATGTGCAGGGACCGGTTGTTGTGGATACTTCCGCAGTGGTTATGGGTAACATCAAGTCCCGTTCTGTTCAGATCAACAACGGCGCTGTTATTGAGGGATTCTGCTCCCAGTGCTATGCAGATGTGGATGTTCAGAGCCTGTTCAATGCCAAGAAAGGAAACTAA
- a CDS encoding phosphatidate cytidylyltransferase: MFKTRLLSGIVLVIAALVLIITGGDVLLVSTLLISWIGMFELYRIFHIEKSAPGIVGYAAAAVYYANLRFGFLPDLMMLVLGLLIVLMFVYVFTYPKYQTEQLLAAFFGVFYVAVMLSYVYQTRMLSAGTYIVWLIFLCSWGCDTCAYCVGMLIGKHKMTPKLSPKKSVEGAVGGVIGAALLTVIYGMVFRGAMGSEMSHVWIMAAISAAGALVSMVGDLTASAIKRNYGIKDYGKLIPGHGGILDRFDSVIFTAPLIYFLAANLIVL; encoded by the coding sequence ATGTTTAAGACGAGATTATTGAGCGGAATCGTTCTTGTGATTGCCGCATTGGTATTGATTATTACCGGCGGGGATGTGCTGCTGGTGTCCACGTTGCTGATTTCCTGGATCGGGATGTTTGAATTATACCGGATTTTTCATATTGAGAAGTCTGCACCGGGCATTGTCGGGTATGCGGCTGCGGCGGTCTACTATGCGAATCTGCGCTTCGGCTTTCTGCCGGATCTGATGATGCTGGTTTTAGGGCTTCTGATCGTATTGATGTTCGTGTATGTGTTCACTTACCCGAAGTATCAGACGGAGCAGCTGCTCGCCGCATTTTTCGGCGTGTTCTATGTGGCAGTGATGTTGTCCTACGTGTACCAGACCAGAATGCTTAGCGCCGGAACCTACATTGTGTGGCTTATTTTTCTGTGTTCCTGGGGATGCGACACCTGCGCGTACTGTGTCGGCATGCTGATCGGGAAGCATAAGATGACGCCGAAGCTGAGTCCGAAAAAGTCCGTGGAGGGCGCCGTGGGTGGTGTGATCGGAGCTGCGCTTCTCACCGTGATTTACGGCATGGTATTTCGCGGGGCGATGGGAAGTGAGATGTCACATGTCTGGATTATGGCAGCCATCAGTGCGGCGGGCGCACTGGTATCCATGGTGGGAGATCTGACAGCTTCCGCCATCAAGCGTAATTACGGCATCAAGGATTATGGAAAACTCATTCCGGGACACGGCGGTATCCTGGATCGTTTCGACAGCGTCATTTTTACGGCGCCGCTCATCTATTTCCTTGCCGCTAATTTGATTGTATTGTAA
- a CDS encoding polysaccharide deacetylase family protein yields the protein MQDKDSEALRNQRRRRKRIARMKHTIIAIIAGWIILSMILIIFLLVRTRSMERKLDELWQMQRVMNQQVPDTEALPQEETGGMDTETVAVTAPASGIDETDNLAQDGDVHKVYLTFDDGPSENTDAILDVLSEYDVKATFFVVGKEDEASAAIYQRIVDEGHTLGMHSYSNKYSLIYQSEDAFEADFHQLQDYLYEVTGEKSRYYRFPGGSSNQISNVPMSSLIRFLNSEDVVYYDWNISAGDAANAAYTSEELVENVVSDVSKYKTSVVLLHDSEDKSTTVEAVGPLIEALQDMDAEILPIDEDTQVIQYVKADSAR from the coding sequence ATGCAGGATAAGGATTCTGAGGCACTCCGCAATCAACGCAGGCGGAGAAAGCGGATTGCAAGAATGAAACATACCATAATCGCGATAATTGCCGGGTGGATCATCCTGTCCATGATTCTGATCATTTTTCTGCTTGTCCGGACGAGATCCATGGAGAGAAAGTTAGATGAACTCTGGCAGATGCAGCGGGTGATGAACCAGCAGGTGCCGGATACGGAGGCACTACCCCAGGAAGAGACCGGCGGCATGGATACGGAGACAGTGGCTGTGACGGCACCTGCATCCGGGATCGACGAGACAGACAATCTGGCACAGGATGGAGATGTACATAAAGTTTATCTGACGTTTGATGACGGGCCGTCTGAGAATACGGACGCCATTTTAGATGTGCTGTCGGAGTACGATGTCAAGGCAACCTTTTTTGTGGTCGGAAAAGAGGATGAGGCATCGGCAGCCATCTACCAGAGGATCGTGGATGAGGGGCATACGCTGGGAATGCATTCCTATTCTAATAAGTACAGTCTGATCTATCAGTCGGAGGATGCGTTTGAGGCGGATTTTCATCAGCTGCAGGATTATCTCTATGAGGTGACCGGTGAAAAGAGCCGCTATTACCGGTTCCCGGGCGGGAGCAGCAATCAGATCAGCAATGTGCCGATGAGTTCGCTGATCCGGTTTTTAAACAGCGAGGACGTCGTTTATTACGACTGGAACATCTCGGCAGGCGATGCGGCAAATGCTGCATATACATCGGAAGAACTGGTCGAGAATGTTGTTTCAGATGTTTCAAAATACAAGACCTCGGTTGTGCTTTTGCACGACTCGGAAGATAAGTCAACAACGGTAGAAGCGGTAGGACCGCTGATCGAGGCATTGCAGGATATGGATGCCGAGATTTTACCGATTGATGAAGATACACAGGTTATCCAGTATGTCAAAGCCGACAGTGCCAGATGA
- the frr gene encoding ribosome recycling factor has protein sequence MDQRLAVFDEKMGKTMNNLAEEFGGIRAGRANPHVLDKLRVDYYGTPTAIQQVANVSVPEPRMIQIQPWEASMVKEIEKAILTSDLGINPTNDGKTVRLLFPELTEERRKELAKDVKKKGENAKVAIRNIRRDANDSFKKLAKEDVSEDEIKQLEDQAQKMTDKYIADVDRAVEAKTKEILTV, from the coding sequence ATGGATCAGAGATTAGCGGTATTTGATGAAAAGATGGGCAAAACAATGAACAATCTTGCGGAGGAGTTCGGCGGAATCCGCGCGGGACGCGCCAATCCGCATGTGCTTGACAAGTTGAGAGTGGATTACTACGGTACTCCGACAGCAATTCAGCAGGTGGCGAATGTCAGTGTTCCGGAGCCGCGTATGATTCAGATTCAGCCGTGGGAGGCATCCATGGTAAAGGAGATTGAGAAGGCGATCCTTACTTCCGATCTTGGAATCAATCCTACGAATGATGGAAAGACAGTCCGTCTTCTGTTCCCGGAGCTTACCGAGGAGAGACGTAAGGAACTTGCAAAGGATGTAAAGAAAAAGGGCGAAAATGCGAAGGTTGCAATCCGCAATATCCGCCGTGATGCCAATGATTCCTTTAAAAAGCTTGCCAAGGAGGATGTCTCCGAGGATGAGATCAAGCAGCTGGAAGATCAGGCACAGAAGATGACCGATAAGTACATCGCAGATGTGGATCGTGCCGTTGAGGCAAAGACAAAGGAAATCCTTACCGTATAG
- the rseP gene encoding RIP metalloprotease RseP encodes MKIIIAILIFSLIIIFHELGHFLLAKANGIRVNEFCLGLGPKVFGITKGETTYSLHLFPIGGACMMEGEDTESEDGRAFGKKSVWARISVVAAGPVFNFLMAFVFAFILLCNIGYDLPVLAGVTEGYPAEEAGMQAGDTILKIDHTRIHFFRDISAYTQFHSGDAVTVTYERDGERYQTVLTPKYNEEYGYYMYGFQGSAQKTKGSVLSNLKYSVYEVEYWIRVTIDSLKSLVDGKVSVNDMSGPVGIVNMIGDSYEQSVTYGYYMVFLQMLYITIFLSANLGVMNLLPLPALDGGRLLFLIVEVIRGKRVDPDKEGMVHFIGMMLLFALMFFTFFNDIRKLFG; translated from the coding sequence ATGAAGATTATTATCGCAATTCTGATATTCAGTCTGATTATTATTTTTCATGAACTGGGGCATTTCCTTCTGGCGAAGGCAAACGGAATCCGGGTGAATGAATTCTGTCTCGGGCTGGGACCGAAAGTGTTTGGCATCACAAAGGGAGAGACGACATACTCCCTGCATCTGTTCCCGATCGGTGGAGCGTGCATGATGGAGGGAGAGGATACGGAGAGCGAGGACGGCAGGGCGTTCGGGAAAAAATCAGTCTGGGCGCGCATCAGTGTGGTTGCCGCCGGTCCGGTATTCAATTTCCTGATGGCGTTTGTCTTTGCTTTTATTCTGTTATGCAATATCGGCTATGATCTGCCGGTGCTCGCCGGAGTGACGGAGGGATATCCGGCCGAGGAGGCGGGAATGCAGGCGGGAGATACAATCTTAAAGATTGATCACACCCGGATACATTTTTTCCGGGACATCAGCGCCTACACACAGTTTCATTCCGGGGACGCGGTCACAGTGACCTATGAGCGGGACGGAGAACGCTATCAGACGGTGCTCACGCCCAAATATAACGAAGAATACGGCTATTATATGTACGGCTTTCAGGGAAGCGCGCAAAAGACGAAAGGTTCCGTGCTTTCCAATTTAAAATACAGCGTATATGAGGTGGAATACTGGATCCGCGTGACGATTGACAGCTTAAAGTCTTTGGTGGACGGAAAGGTGAGCGTCAATGACATGAGCGGTCCGGTCGGAATCGTGAATATGATCGGGGACAGCTATGAGCAGAGCGTGACGTACGGCTACTATATGGTATTTTTGCAGATGCTTTACATTACGATCTTCTTATCGGCAAACCTCGGTGTGATGAATCTGCTGCCGCTTCCGGCGCTGGACGGAGGCAGACTGCTGTTTTTGATTGTCGAGGTGATCCGCGGAAAGCGCGTCGATCCCGACAAGGAAGGCATGGTACATTTTATCGGCATGATGCTGTTGTTTGCACTCATGTTTTTTACATTTTTTAATGATATCCGCAAGCTGTTCGGATAG
- a CDS encoding MarR family winged helix-turn-helix transcriptional regulator, whose amino-acid sequence MLEDFFENYFKIEKAYRKYFQDEMEKYHLTPNELLVLLFLARDNGGCNTARDIAQYEGVSKGLVARSVESLVEKQFLVVERDAADKRICHLYLTQQCSVLTKQITEKKAAFFRRLAEGIPEEAIATTEQTLRRFMENISASIDKS is encoded by the coding sequence ATGCTGGAGGACTTTTTTGAAAATTATTTTAAGATAGAGAAAGCATACCGGAAATACTTTCAGGATGAGATGGAGAAATATCATCTCACGCCGAACGAATTGCTGGTGCTTCTTTTTTTGGCACGCGACAACGGCGGATGCAATACGGCGCGGGATATTGCGCAGTACGAGGGGGTGTCCAAGGGACTGGTTGCCAGATCGGTGGAGAGCCTCGTGGAAAAGCAGTTTCTTGTGGTGGAACGGGATGCTGCCGATAAGAGAATCTGCCATTTATATCTCACGCAGCAATGTAGTGTGCTCACGAAGCAGATAACGGAGAAAAAAGCCGCGTTTTTCCGCAGGCTGGCCGAAGGCATTCCGGAGGAAGCGATTGCGACAACGGAACAGACACTGCGCAGGTTTATGGAAAATATATCCGCATCTATTGACAAGTCGTAA
- the pyrH gene encoding UMP kinase, with protein sequence MKRVLLKLSGEALAGDKHTGFDEPTVTEVAKQVKQIVDGGTEVGIVIGGGNFWRGRTSETIDRTKADQIGMLATIMNCIYVSEIFRSVGMQTQILTPFECGSMTKLFSKDRANKYFAKGMVVFFAGGTGHPYFSTDTGIVLRAIEMEADGIYLAKAIDGVYDSDPKLNSNAVKYDEVSIQEVIDKKLAVVDLTASIMCMENRMPMYVFGLNEENSIVKAMTGEFSGTKVTVS encoded by the coding sequence ATGAAGAGAGTTCTGTTAAAGTTAAGTGGTGAGGCGCTTGCAGGTGATAAACACACAGGATTTGACGAGCCGACAGTCACAGAGGTTGCAAAACAGGTAAAGCAGATTGTGGATGGTGGTACCGAAGTAGGCATCGTGATCGGCGGCGGCAACTTCTGGAGAGGACGCACCAGCGAGACGATCGACCGCACCAAAGCGGATCAGATCGGCATGCTTGCAACGATCATGAACTGCATCTATGTTTCAGAGATTTTCCGCTCTGTGGGCATGCAGACACAGATTCTGACACCTTTTGAGTGTGGAAGCATGACAAAGCTGTTTTCCAAGGATCGTGCGAATAAGTATTTTGCAAAGGGAATGGTTGTGTTTTTTGCAGGGGGAACGGGTCATCCATACTTTTCGACAGATACGGGAATTGTTCTGCGTGCGATTGAGATGGAGGCGGACGGAATCTACCTCGCAAAAGCGATTGACGGCGTGTATGACAGTGATCCGAAGCTGAATTCGAATGCAGTGAAGTATGATGAAGTCTCTATTCAGGAAGTAATTGACAAGAAGCTTGCGGTGGTGGATCTGACAGCCTCCATTATGTGTATGGAGAACCGGATGCCGATGTATGTATTCGGACTGAATGAAGAGAATAGTATCGTAAAAGCCATGACGGGAGAGTTTAGCGGCACGAAGGTTACGGTTTCTTAG
- a CDS encoding DUF368 domain-containing protein — translation MEFIKNVIRGITIGIANVVPGVSGGTIMVSLGIYDELLQAVTGFFRHKKESILKLFPYLFGMGIGIICLSFMIGYLFENFPFQTAMLFIGLIFGGVPLIWRKVSRGYPKVPELALFLGFFCLMIGMQFLGKGSEQVLAAGPGTAVKLFAVGLAAAATMVIPGVSGSMLLMALGYYTPVIDHINAFVVAVVMLDAGTAWYCLALLVPFGCGVLGGIFLVAKLMEYLLCRFERLTYWAIFGLLAASPVAILGKIPLRGTSPAVIAWGVMLFSVGAVVTGLLAGET, via the coding sequence ATGGAATTCATAAAGAATGTCATAAGAGGAATTACGATCGGAATCGCCAATGTAGTTCCAGGAGTGAGCGGCGGTACGATCATGGTGTCGCTGGGGATTTATGATGAACTTCTGCAGGCGGTCACCGGATTTTTCCGTCATAAAAAGGAAAGCATCTTAAAGCTGTTTCCGTATCTGTTTGGAATGGGGATCGGAATTATCTGCCTTTCCTTTATGATCGGTTATCTTTTTGAGAATTTTCCGTTCCAGACCGCGATGCTTTTTATCGGACTGATTTTCGGCGGCGTGCCGCTCATCTGGCGCAAGGTGTCCAGGGGATATCCGAAGGTGCCGGAGCTGGCGCTGTTTTTGGGATTCTTCTGCCTGATGATTGGAATGCAGTTCCTTGGAAAAGGCAGCGAACAGGTTCTTGCCGCCGGTCCTGGGACGGCAGTGAAGCTTTTTGCGGTGGGGCTGGCTGCCGCGGCTACGATGGTCATTCCGGGGGTGAGCGGTTCGATGCTTTTGATGGCGCTCGGATATTACACGCCGGTCATTGACCATATCAATGCGTTCGTTGTGGCGGTGGTCATGCTGGATGCCGGGACGGCGTGGTACTGTCTTGCCCTATTAGTCCCGTTCGGATGCGGCGTGCTTGGAGGTATTTTTCTTGTCGCAAAGCTGATGGAATATCTGCTCTGCCGGTTTGAGAGGCTGACCTACTGGGCAATTTTCGGGCTGCTGGCGGCGTCCCCGGTTGCCATATTAGGGAAAATCCCGCTGCGCGGGACATCGCCGGCTGTCATCGCCTGGGGCGTGATGCTGTTTAGTGTGGGGGCGGTGGTCACCGGGCTTTTAGCTGGAGAAACATAA